A region of the Burkholderia savannae genome:
TCAGACAGGGCTTGTCCGGAAAATGCGGCGCGCCGAGCAGTTGGCCCTCGAGATCGTAGGTCCAGCGATGCAGCGGGCAGACGATGTTCTGCGTGTGCCCGCGACCGTTCAGCATGATCGCCTGGCGGTGGCGGCACACGTTCGAGAGCAGCTCGACCTGCGAAGCCTGGTTGCGAACCAGCACGCGGCCTTCGTTCTCGGAGGGCAGCGCAAAATAGTCTCCCGCTTCGGGCACCATCAATTCGTGCCCGACGTAGCGAGGTCCTTTCTTGAAAAGTGTTTCGATTTCGCGCGCAAGGAGCGCCTCATCGAAATAAGCGGTGACGGGAAGTTGGCTGTGTGCCGACTTCAATTGCAGTGCGTCGCTCAGATTGGACATTCCCACTCCCGGTGAAAGCGTGAAAGCAGTGAACAACCCAACCATCGAAAATTCGATTTAGGGGAACCGGCGATTATACCCGGATCAACTTTCTTGGGGTGATATAAGTGACTGATTTGTGTCAAATTTTTCCCGGAATTCGGACGCACTTCGTGCGATTTGAACACGCGGCGCGCGGCGATCGGGCCCTGCGAAGCCAAGTCAGCAGGTCGGAAAATTTGCTTTTGCCGTAGAATGTCCGACTTGTTTTGAATTTTGACACCCCGTCCATGGCGAAAACCGCAACCCCAGGCGCGTCCGCGTCCGACCCCGGTTCCGGGCCGCTGCCTGAAAACTACGAGATGGCGCTCGCGGAACTGGAGGCGCTCGTCGCCCGAATGGAGGGCGGGACGCTGAGCCTCGAGGATTCGCTTGCGGCGTATCGCCGCGGCGCAGCGCTCGTTGCGTTTTGCCAACAACAATTGGAAAAAGCGGAGCAGCAGGTGCGCGTGCTCGACGGCGCCACGCTCAAGCCGCTTTCCGCCGGAACGGCCGCCGCGGACGGCGAAGACGACGATCTATGACATTCGACCAATGGATGCGCTCGGTGCTCGAGCGCGTCGAGACGGCCCTGGGCCATTACTTGCCGGCCGAGACTGCGGCGCCCGCGCAACTGCACGAAGCGATGCGCTATGCGGTGCTCGGGGGCGGCAAACGGGTGCGTCCGCTGCTGTGCCATGCGGCGGGCGAGCTCACGGGGGCGTCCGAGGCGGCGCTGAACGCCGCCGCGGCGGCGCTCGAGATGATTCACGTGTATTCGCTCGTGCACGATGATATGCCGTGCATGGACGACGACGCGCTGCGTCGCGGCAAGCCGACCGTCCACGTCAAGTACGACGAGGCCACCGCGCTGCTCGTCGGCGACGCGCTGCAGTCGCAGGCCTTCGTCGCGCTGACGGACGCCGCCGCGCTGC
Encoded here:
- a CDS encoding exodeoxyribonuclease VII small subunit is translated as MAKTATPGASASDPGSGPLPENYEMALAELEALVARMEGGTLSLEDSLAAYRRGAALVAFCQQQLEKAEQQVRVLDGATLKPLSAGTAAADGEDDDL